A genomic region of Stegostoma tigrinum isolate sSteTig4 chromosome 15, sSteTig4.hap1, whole genome shotgun sequence contains the following coding sequences:
- the rlim gene encoding E3 ubiquitin-protein ligase RNF12-A isoform X2, whose translation MTPQNFKSGEVTEEELIRRLQQVKEGVIQNNPDTRRSEGSSDNRGAEGSEEGSSGDSLLEWLNAFRQTGNTTRSGQSGNRSWRAVSRTNPTSGDFRFSLEINVSRSRIDQSAEMESEQPMDTSNMVATVPTAEEAVIPLPSENISAPPSTAMHPPPDVTDLPMATTEEGIQSQSERSVSTGTRRSRGPSGELSSENRYELVRHELETQAQHQGRPRGGRSRSPERRRSSRTRNNRSRSPLHPVSEGASRSRRQGLPQRPDRSISESGTEGISRTRQRVMSRQSRVGDGVQSETINHVPVLEPNEHREPSQEAADSSEAVVSDPSVAGRRPPTIMLDLQVRRVRPGENADRDSIANRTRSRSQTSDNTVVYESERGGLRRTFSRSERAGVRTYVSTIRIPFRRISDSGLGEAASVALQTILRRIMMGGELSSFVDSDSDSESSNRGQSQVHDISESQNSTSESPGIASEGRTGEQQAGEQRNGSETDSITGARRREGQQTRGLFGLEESGTLPILRLAHFFLLNDEDEDDQPRGLTKEQIDNLSTRNFGESDAIKTCSVCISEYTAGNKLRKLPCSHEYHVHCIDRWLSENSTCPICRQAVLVRTTGESVG comes from the coding sequence GTGCTGAGGGTTCAGAAGAAGGATCAAGTGGAGATTCTCTTCTAGAGTGGTTAAATGCTTTTAGACAGACTGGGAACACAACAAGAAGTGGACAGAGTGGGAATCGTTCCTGGAGAGCAGTTAGTCGTACAAACCCAACAAGTGGTGATTTTAGATTCAGCTTGGAAATTAATGTCAGTCGGAGTAGAATTGACCAAAGTGCTGAAATGGAAAGTGAGCAACCTATGGACACTTCAAATATGGTAGCAACAGTGCCTACAGCAGAAGAAGCAGTGATACCACTACCATCAGAAAATATAAGTGCACCCCCATCAACAGCAATGCACCCACCACCAGATGTAACAGATCTACCAATGGCTACGACGGAAGAAGGTATTCAGAGTCAGTCTGAAAGGTCAGTTTCCACTGGAACACGACGAAGTCGAGGACCAAGTGGAGAGTTATCTTCTGAAAACAGATATGAACTTGTGAGACATGAGCTTGAAACCCAAGCTCAACATCAAGGTCGCCCAAGAGGTGGTAGAAGTAGAAGCCCAGAACGCCGAAGGTCTTCTAGAACCAGGAACAATCGAAGTCGGTCACCCTTGCATCCAGTCAGTGAGGGGGCGAGTAGATCACGACGTCAAGGACTTCCTCAGAGGCCTGATAGATCCATTTCAGAAAGTGGAACAGAAGGAATTTCCAGAACTAGACAGCGTGTCATGTCCAGACAGAGTCGGGTTGGAGATGGAGTCCAGTCTGAAACAATTAATCATGTTCCTGTTCTTGAGCCAAATGAACATAGAGAGCCTTCCCAAGAAGCTGCTGATTCTTCAGAAGCTGTGGTCAGTGATCCCTCTGTGGCTGGGCGCCGACCACCAACCATTATGTTAGATCTTCAAGTGAGAAGGGTGAGACCTGGTGAAAATGCAGATAGAGATAGTATAGCCAACAGGACCCGGTCACGATCCCAAACATCCGACAACACGGTTGTATATGAAAGTGAGCGGGGTGGCCTCAGGCGCACATTCTCCCGCTCTGAACGAGCAGGGGTGCGAACTTATGTCAGCACCATTCGTATTCCTTTTCGCAGGATATCTGATTCGGGTCTTGGAGAGGCTGCCTCAGTTGCCCTCCAAACAATACTACGCCGGATAATGATGGGTGGTGAACTGAGTTCATTTGTGGACAGTGACAGCGATTCTGAATCTAGCAACAGGGGCCAAAGTCAAGTGCATGATATTTCTGAATCACAGAACAGTACAAGTGAATCCCCAGGCATAGCTTCTGAAGGCAGAACAGGCGAGCAACAGGCAGGAGAACAGCGGAATGGCAGTGAAACAGATAGCATAACTGGAGCTCGCAGAAGAGAAGGTCAACAAACCCGAGGCTTATTTGGCCTTGAAGAAAGTGGCACTTTGCCCATACTTAGGCTTGCTCATTTCTTCCTCCTCAATGATGAAGATGAGGACGATCAGCCCAGGGGACTGACTAAAGAGCAGATTGACAACTTGTCCACGAGGAATTTTGGTGAAAGTGATGCTATTAAAACTTGCAGTGTGTGTATTAGTGAATACACAGCAGGAAACAAGCTGCGCAAGCTACCCTGTTCTCACGAGTATCATGTTCACTGTATTGATCGCTGGCTGTCTGAAAACTCCACATGTCCCATATGTCGTCA